The window tattatcttttgtttgtttacatatcaaactgtaggtccttgacaaaacaaaacacttattaggttcgTTATtaactgtttacagaaatttgtggggtcggtaaagtccatagaaggctcggctccgcctcgccttctatggactttaccgaccccacaaatttctgtaaacagtcaataacgaacctaataagtaatattatcCCGTTCGCTGTGAGTTTGCTCTTtcccgtcaatatttttttctttcttctatttttccttggggtctaAACTTGATTAATACGTTTAATCAAGTCCATGGCGTTTTCAGACCACAAGGAAATTTTTTGACGATATTACGTAACCAATTTTCGATGTCAGTTTCTCAATACAGCCAAttgataaaattcatatttgtatATGATTATAAATTACTATTCggaaattaattataattacatcATATTATAATCAATTACAGAATTGTGAcataattcaaatcaattttaattgtaatattacgcaatattattttgtataattttacgCAATGTGTTTTAATGTTGTGTAACAATTAAAGTCAAGCTGGTGGCAAAGAGCAACAAATATCATGTCTTGTGTtgttaatatacattgtattatgtATCACAAGATTGATCGAGAGGATGGTCATAATTAAGTAAACTACATAAGTTATAATCCCCTCATACGaaaatcaattatgaataaataagatttgaacaaattgtatatttttgtcaaggaaaacaatttcttctaaggaatatgTAGCATATCAATTtgtgtacaggacgacaataatttaattttcttccaGTTAAGGTTTTTAACGGCTTTTTCACACAATAAGGCTTACAGAAATTAAAAACccatgatatattttatataaataaacaaaataatatttgcgcaaaaaaaaaattaaacatgaaaatttgTAGCTCATAGTGCTTCAAGTTAAATTACATGCATAGTGTCATTCTAGATCTGTACCATTTACataaattatacatgcatatgCGTTTGCTATCAAGAATTGTGTTGTcgttacttttaaaaaaaagtgtatcTATTGTTCCAAAAAACCcctaaaaatgaatattatagaGAAAATGCCAGACAAATCTAATAATGTCGGAACATATATTTGAAACAAATCACATTTTTTTCACGGAATTTTTTTCGTACTTAGACAATCGTGGGTGGCTTCTTTGTTGCACAAGCATGTTTAACTGAATACGAATGACATTTGTccataaatttcattttttgtgaaataatttttacaatatttgaaacactttatatgaaaatatgttgccttgtttaatttatttggGTACAATGTACTAATTTGATGTAAATCCACAATCTCTGAGAGACTAATTTCCTTTGTGTTAAATATGGAACAAATTCATACATTCCTAAACTCTTTATGTACCGTGCTTGTTCATTATATTTGTGTatgtttttttatgaaattataaaataatcagagtTATCTTTCATCCAAcgtatattttacaaatgcaACACAAGGAGAAGAATACTATTTGAAAATTGTTGTTCCCCTACAATTTCCTACAAGCTAACACGAGCAAAAACCCATCAAATCAAAACACATTGAAACCATCTGCATTGTCAATTTCatgattaaatttaatttgattgttCTTCAAATTTcagaaacacaaataaaaaaaaaacaacaaccaaattttggtttttgtatttgtgttttacaaattaaacacATGAAGGGATTCCGGTAACATAAATTCACACATTTATTAAAACTATATGGTGTTACATATTTTGAACCATGAAACCCTTTGGTCGCGGAAGGAGTAAATCAtgcatgtaaatatgtaaacatattgaagtacatttaaatgattatttaccAAGTTAGATTGcaatttcatttgtaaaatttccgacatatttggtttttatattagttttttGCTATTTTGCCAagaaaatttgatctttatctCATGTGATATTACAACACAGTTAAAATGTAGTAAGacctaaaaaaatcaaacatttgtatATTACAATTGTAGTACGGATTTCGAGTATATTTCACTAACAAAACAattaagaagtacatgtatgtactttgaatatatatttaaagtcaGTCGTGTTCATGATACCAATATAAAGGCGTTCAAGACTGTAGTTAATGGATGATTTATTCGAGATTCATATGTTCATATAGAAGTGTCCCTGCTAACGTGTACACACTACTGTCTGTAGCTTCACTTCCATTGCAATGACAAGAATACGACTCCTTGGGTTTATATATGTTTGCTGTTAAGCTATGTTCTGTCACCACCGATCCAATATAACGAGCATTGGCTCTGATATGCCTAGTGTAGAATCTTCTGTTTGCTATATTGATAACAAGGAAAGCAGCAATAACCAGTACAACTCCAAACCCTACCGAAAGACCGATAATCAGTTGGACACCATTATCGTTGTAGGATCCTAGATGTAAATGACATAAttaataaccaaaaaaaaacaacaaccaaaaaCTCAGAAAAACCCACGTTTAAACGCTTAATAATACATTTGCATATGTAATAGTAAgatcatatgaataaaaatcttCGTCATGAAGTATAGGCAGAGCGGAGCAAAGCGTAGTGTTGCCCATTCCTAATGACACAAAATTTCACTTAATATGAATATACTGTCCAACTGAActaaaattaagacaaataAAAGTATCTTATGCTTATAACGACATTTCTGTTTACGAAAAAATGCGGTAAATCACGTAAGGAATAGATAGAAAAATGACCaaaattttgtggatttataaaaagagaaaaatctgTGTAAATGTTTTACAGGTAACTTTCCACTGGTGGGTGTTGGGGCACATTAAATATTAATGAGTtatcaaaattctttttcaaagttttcacaaatctaaaagttttcaaatattACAGATGTATAGTCTTTTCTTtccataaataaaatttgaggaAGTAAAGCATATTCccatattgtgatgtacttcctatcgaaatcaagttttatttaacaattatttcCTTTCACAAATTTGTTACTTATCAACACAGTGCAATGCttcgaatctgtaagtcattaATTCTATTCCCGCTGTTGCCTTTGTAATTTTTACCTCTCCCCCGccttaaaaaataacaacaactcCCCCAACACATTTTTGGGATCAGGCATTGTAAAATTCGGAACCGCTGAAGCTATCTGTTTATAATGTACTTCTATTCACATTAATATGGAAAGGTTTCCAGATCACCCTCAGCATTTacctgtaatattttttttaacttaaaatacaacatcaatatttattttattcataatcgAAATAACTCTCAAGACTGTGAGTTTCGATCTACTCTAGGCGTTGTAAATACTTGTAAATATTCCTCTTTCTGTCTTTTTTCTCAAACTTATTTTACCATCTAATTTGTGGTCTGGACATCCAAAGACGTGATGGCATGATTTTTCTGGACAATTACATTCTTTCTGACACCTCAAACCGTAGTTAGGATATCTGCAAGGATCCGAGCAGTTTGTTTTATAGTATCCCGGCAGACAGtctaaaaatatgtacatggaAATGGTTTCATGTCTATTACAAAGGATTAAAACATGCTATTGGttcgtatacatgtacatgtacatgtgaactAGTTTATGGCGAGTCTTATCGaagaaaatattgtttacatttgagTAATACgaatttaaaaactaaacttgacaggaaaaaaataaatttgaatcatTAGATATACTATAACTTTTAAACGTCTTGTATTAACTTTGCCTCTCATAAAAACATATTGCAATTATTGAATTGcctaataattttgataaagattaaaattacaatgttttacatattttgatttcaagagGTTTTTTCCAGGACTTGATTTCACTTGATTAGATTACGATTGTAAAACAGTGTTTGATACATATAcgtcattaaaattatttgaatattgcGTATTCTTATTTTTGGAGGTCTTTCAGAGGGAAAatgtaagtttaaaaatgactttAGGTAAAGAAAATGTCTGCTTTGAATTGCCCTATGACAATTTTCCTACAAGACCTCTTTTATATAGATTAAGTGTagttaattctaaacacatagCTGTATACATACAATCATGTAAAAAGTATTAAGTCAATggtcaattttttaaagtttatttaagCATGCGTATAGTTTATCGTTACCAACGTATTTTAATACCTACCAGTACAGTTGTGTTTATTTGGGTTATAGTATTTATCCACTTTGCATTGTATGGCATTGCtagaggaaaaaaatattattgacgCCATTTCAATACCTTTTAATGTATTTAAACAAGCAGTATACATTAAcgataaatgtaaaaaaaaaaaaacccaccaaagtTAACTTACAgacaagatctagtaaatgattcgtGTCTTTTTTGTGCTGGTAccattatgacatcataattgATTTGTTAAATCTTTTTCCCTTATGTCTTCAAAGAAAttgtgtagaaaataaaacagtttcttGATATTCTATATTAAGTCAAAGGAAAAGTAATCCCAATACCAATattaaatctgatatttttaaagGGGAGGTGAAGAGTTTGTTTGATGCTGTTTTttgagagactgtaggcattctagatataatttattaatcacATATGGACAAGACTCAGAGatttgtaatattattttttttcatattagatTGAAATTGACAGTAAAAAACGTGGtcttcattgtgtttaccaaaaattacAAGCCCCGGTacacattttcaaacaaatctatttttatgaagcatcattgaaagaatcTTTATCATGAATTTCATAAGCCTGTAGGcatctttcatttactagatcttgaacTTAAAACCAAAAATCTTACCTCATACAGAAAACATCAGCACTAAAATAGAATAGCTGAAATATACATATGCCAGTCATTAGATTGAGCATCGTTAACCATCTATAAACTCACGAAAAACAACAGACTGGACATACATACGATGTACATTACATATTCTCAATCACTAAACACGGGAAGGAAATCGTTTTGgggaaatgttttattattataacttTAAAAGGAAGTCATTCAAactaaattatttattacaaaatacgATTTCTAAAGTCTCTTGTGtgaattaatcataaaaatttctaaaaacatTATTGATGGCGCTATTTGAGACTTAAAACCTGACCTTATGTTTAAACACAGTATTAGAATATTACAATTTTGCAAATTGTGAGATTGATAAACATAACTCCTCCAAAATGTTTAGAGAACATGTTAAAAGATGATTGCAATAGACATCCGCGTGAATTCTAGCTAACATTGACACGTTTTCGCGATGCAAGAAAATGCTTACTTAGTTTAAACAATCATTATACAAAATCTTTTGTCACTTTCCAGAGAGGAttcaaaaaaaatgtgtatatagctaatattattaataataatagttGTTGATCCAACAGCATGTCCATACACTATCATTTTTGAGTGGCGAAGAACATATCTAATATTCATAATCAccattaaaacatttacttaAAAAAGGGTTTTCTTTTCCACACATCTTCTAATCTTTAgttaattgcaatttttttatacatgaaatattgaaatagtgctaaatttacaaaatatattattaaaatcacGAAAATGATAGCTTTTTATCCTCAAAAAGGTTTGCGGGCAATAAAGAGCATATATTTTGACATTCAATGtttagcaaagaaaaaaaaagaaattttttttaatcgttttaATTAATTGGTTAGATATGTACTGCTAGAAATCCATCAATGTAAAGTGaactaaatatatttgacaaataaaatatataaatccgaccattttgcatttttaatattttaaacttcttttGTGAAGAGTTATCTTGATAAAAGGTAGaacatttttttgtgaaatatgatataaatgatttattttatttcacattttttatagACAAAGGCTGTATGCATAAATTATGTTAAAAACATATGCGCTGGTaatatatttccatgtaaaattgaTGTGACATAACTGATCATTTGTAAGGCGTTTTTATTCACGATAACCCAACAAATGAATTATTTGTTgggttttcttattttaaaatgccTTACAATTGCTAGTATGATAGAAATaaggacatttaattttttttagaaaccaAATGGGGTCATTATACACTTAACCGGctttacatgtattcatttagATACCGAGAAAATAAGCGCTGCCTTCAAATTAACCTAGTATGTAGGAAACATTTATGCCTAGAAATAAGTGATTTCTAGTTGTATGCGTACACAGTTTTACTTGGACCTACTCCACGCGGCCTTCTGCATATGGTACCATATATACTTAATACACTTAACAAACAACAAGCTTTGGACTGTCCATCACGTGTTGATATTCACTGCCAAAAAATCGTGTGATGTCATTGGTCAGTGCGTTTCTCGGTTCTGTGTTTGATACGCAAATTCGCATTCACATCAATGAAATCGAACAACCAATCGATGAGTAATATGATATTTAGCATGCAAAATTTTCGCATTGCCCGACAAGCAAACTGGCACGCTGTTAGTAACacgataataaaaaaaatcatgttgtTACAGTTTTTGAACAATGCAACAATTTAGTCGCATTAAAAAAGGAAATCATATACTTGTactaaaataattctttttgggttttttttcaaattatacatttatatttccTGATAATATTTATGATCAATTTGAggtatataatgaaaatatagatatatttttacagtGTACGagttccaactaaaaaaattgcaaaaaattctaaaatcaggaaTTAAAGCATATATAAATCATCATATTAGATCCATTGATATGAATGTAAAAATCTAACAGTTTTCCATTTCGGATTATTAAAAAACCGCAAAgaactgatttcaaaaatttgcaACGGTTTCaatggtaacattttaaaagtattggtttctccatgaattttctgatataattaaaaaattaaaaataggaCAAATGCTGTTTTATGTGtttgatagtttacattagtgggcaaaaccttctaatatggcttcaaattatgtatattttgctatttttttccatctttagcctcgattactatggcaacggttacccctagcaaccaacttttagtgttttttttgcgttttacacctaggtgtgtccatgtatgaaatataaggaaaattggtgacaatgcgtggccagacccttttataaatctttgattCTAACATAGAATTTGTCTTAAAAATTTATCACCGTGTCGGATAAAACATCGTGttgaattatacatttttttgtacTAGTAGTTACAAATtctcaaataaataaaaccgcattgatactttaaaaaatgcagttaAAATCGCACAATTCATTAACATTTATTCGTTCAGAGAATTGTATGCACCACTTGTAGTACATAGTGTACGACAAAGAACAATCAAAGAAATATCTGTTAATTAAGGGTTGATATATAAAACTATTCTTAATTACATTCAATGAAGTAAGCCAAAACAGATAAATATACTGTAGAGGAATTCATCTTGTCTTTAATCTTTATATTGGCTTTATAGATTATGTATATTTAAAGTCTGTGTTCATAGAGCCGGAATAGTACTTaacaatgattttgttttttaagtacATCTGTAAAGTCAATGTCGTGTTTAAGTATAAAGTCATTCATGACTGTTGTTAATGTTTTATTCGAGGTTTACAGATTTATAAAGACGAGTGCCTGCTAACATGTTCACACCATTGTCAGTAGTTTCACTGCCACTGCAATAACAAATACTTGACATCTGGGGTGTATACATATCAGTAGTTATGCtatgttgttatactttcatgttaaatactgaaatctgattggttaagacgcagttaataatatttactattaccctcagcgttagcaacgcacttggcaacgggtaacattaaaaaatattacatgcgcgaaaattatgcgcgtacggttcgctgtagaattcacgttattcctatataaaagcagtaaaattttcttaaaaattttaaaaaagacattcagtataacaaaataaatagtgcctgtttgggaggataacagttgaaattgacacccctcgaaaaccattgtcaacctccgcttcgcgtcggttgacaatggttttctcggggtgtcaatttcaactgttaccctcccaaacaggcactatttatatattctgTCACCACCGATCCAAAATAATGGTCAATATCTCTGATATGTCTTGCATAAAATCTTATGTTTGCTACAGTGATAACAATTAGAGCAGTAATTACACGAAAACCCTTACACTACCAAAAAACCAATGATCAATTGGAGTCCCGTATCATTGAAATGTCCTCAAGATGGAAAAACCATTTAGATtcttaacatttaagaaattgagaaattgttacatgttttatcgatatttttttgataattatctTATAAAAAATTCCCTTATacacatttttgttatatattcttTATGAATTTTCAGGTTTGGGGTTTTTGTTCTTGGTATCTGTAGTTGACTCAAATTTGATTCAATGTGAGCCATTTTATAAAAACCTTAAATAGCAAAATGGCTACCTTACTCGCTCTCTTTCCTTCTTTTATTTTACCATCTAACGCATTGTCCATACATCCGATAACTTGACTGCATGCCATCTTTCATGGCATTTTCCCTCACACCTTACACAATAGCCAGGATAACGACAAGAAACCAAGCAGTTTGGTTCAGAGTATCCAAACTGACAgaatacaaaaacaaataagCTGAGATGTATGTAAATCCATTACAAATGTCTCCAAAAATATGCTATTGGTTTGCTTACATGTATGACTTCAGATTAAATCTTATCAGTAGTTATTGTAGCCCAccgtttattgttaaaatttaatcaatgaaatataaaataacgaTCTGTCTTCAGTTTCAAAAACCCGTATAGCGAAATAagaattcaaagcagagcaaacacgga is drawn from Crassostrea angulata isolate pt1a10 chromosome 5, ASM2561291v2, whole genome shotgun sequence and contains these coding sequences:
- the LOC128186059 gene encoding uncharacterized protein LOC128186059: MLNLMTGICIFQLFYFSADVFCMSNAIQCKVDKYYNPNKHNCTDCLPGYYKTNCSDPCRYPNYGLRCQKECNCPEKSCHHVFGCPDHKLDGSYNDNGVQLIIGLSVGFGVVLVIAAFLVINIANRRFYTRHIRANARYIGSVVTEHSLTANIYKPKESYSCHCNGSEATDSSVYTLAGTLLYEHMNLE